Proteins co-encoded in one Microbacterium hydrocarbonoxydans genomic window:
- the dnaN gene encoding DNA polymerase III subunit beta — protein sequence MRFQVNRDVFSEAVSFVVKLLPQRNPQPILAGVLIEADGAGLTLSAFDYEASARTTIEATVETPGTILVHGRLLSDIANRLPNAPIEIAVEDDGSISVTCGSARFTLAAMPVEEYPSIPEVSGSSGVVPADDFGTAIAQVGFAASRDDVTPVLTGVQLEVAGQTLSLVATDRYRVSLRDVPWDGEAVEATALVPARTLLEVGKTFGHAGTIQIAFSGAGDREIIAFTAGNKTVTSLLIKGNFPPVRRLFPEQTDHYAVVNTADLVEAVRRVSLVLDRAAPLRFTFASDGVTMDASGSEHARASESVDAILSGGDEVTLGLNPQYLIEALGAVKSEFVRVTFTSSDNANKLSPVLITSQTSVDQAGLDSFKYLLQPNLLLR from the coding sequence GTGAGGTTTCAGGTCAACCGCGATGTCTTCAGCGAGGCTGTGTCCTTCGTCGTCAAGCTGCTTCCGCAGCGCAATCCGCAGCCGATCCTCGCCGGTGTGCTGATCGAGGCAGACGGTGCTGGACTCACGCTCTCGGCATTTGACTACGAGGCTTCCGCACGCACGACCATCGAAGCGACTGTCGAGACGCCCGGCACGATCCTGGTGCACGGACGGCTTCTCTCGGACATCGCCAACCGTCTGCCGAACGCTCCGATCGAGATCGCCGTCGAAGACGACGGAAGCATCTCGGTCACCTGTGGCTCGGCGCGCTTCACCCTGGCGGCCATGCCCGTCGAGGAATATCCCTCGATCCCCGAGGTCTCGGGCTCGTCGGGTGTCGTTCCCGCCGACGACTTCGGCACGGCGATCGCACAGGTCGGTTTCGCCGCATCCCGCGACGACGTGACGCCCGTCCTGACCGGCGTGCAGCTCGAAGTCGCGGGCCAGACGCTCAGCCTCGTCGCCACCGACCGCTACCGCGTGTCGCTGCGCGACGTGCCCTGGGATGGCGAAGCCGTCGAAGCGACCGCACTCGTGCCGGCACGCACCCTGCTCGAGGTCGGCAAGACCTTCGGGCACGCCGGTACGATCCAGATCGCCTTCTCGGGTGCGGGTGACCGCGAGATCATCGCCTTCACCGCCGGGAACAAGACCGTGACCTCGCTGCTGATCAAGGGGAACTTCCCTCCGGTCCGCCGACTGTTCCCCGAGCAGACCGATCACTACGCGGTGGTGAACACCGCCGACCTCGTCGAGGCCGTGCGGCGTGTGTCGCTCGTGCTCGACCGGGCGGCGCCGCTGCGCTTCACGTTCGCGAGCGACGGCGTGACGATGGATGCCTCGGGCAGCGAGCACGCTCGTGCCTCGGAATCCGTCGACGCGATCCTCTCGGGCGGCGACGAGGTGACTCTCGGACTCAACCCGCAGTACCTGATCGAGGCGCTCGGTGCCGTGAAGAGCGAGTTCGTGCGAGTCACGTTCACCTCGAGCGACAACGCGAACAAGCTCAGCCCCGTGCTGATCACCAGCCAGACATCGGTCGATCAGGCGGGCCTCGATTCGTTCAAGTACCTGCTGCAGCCGAACCTGCTGCTGCGCTGA